A part of Lactobacillus sp. ESL0700 genomic DNA contains:
- the whiA gene encoding DNA-binding protein WhiA — protein sequence MASYASNVKKELTALPIHPEHAKAELAAFLRMNGVLNFHDHQFSLDITTENPAIARRIFSLIKTAYRVEPLLIVSRKMKLKKNNQYLVRLQNHVREILTNLEILSAESGLLTRIPKRIITSKEGAMSYLRGAFLASGSVNNPETSRYHLEIYSAYEDHNDDLLELMNHYFFLNAKTTKRRRGFIVYLKEAEKIGDFLHIVGALNAMLAFEDLRIMRDMRNSVNRLVNCDTANLKKTATAAAKQVEDIELIERKKGLDTLPEKLRDLAQLRLTNPELSLKELAEQVPDGPISKSGVNHRLKKLHELAETLRQ from the coding sequence ATGGCAAGTTATGCGAGTAATGTTAAAAAGGAATTGACGGCATTGCCAATTCATCCTGAACATGCAAAAGCTGAATTAGCAGCATTTTTGCGGATGAATGGTGTGTTAAACTTTCACGATCATCAATTTAGTTTGGATATTACAACGGAAAATCCGGCGATTGCACGACGGATTTTTTCCTTGATTAAAACCGCTTATCGCGTTGAGCCGCTGCTCATCGTGTCACGGAAGATGAAATTGAAGAAGAACAACCAGTATCTTGTTCGCCTGCAAAATCATGTCCGTGAAATTTTAACTAATTTGGAGATTTTGTCTGCGGAATCTGGCTTACTGACGCGAATTCCTAAGCGGATTATTACCTCTAAGGAGGGCGCAATGTCTTATTTGCGTGGCGCATTTTTAGCCAGCGGCAGCGTCAACAATCCCGAGACCAGTCGTTATCATCTGGAAATTTATTCAGCTTATGAAGATCATAATGATGATTTGCTGGAATTAATGAACCATTATTTTTTCTTGAATGCCAAAACAACTAAACGCCGGCGCGGTTTTATTGTTTATCTCAAGGAAGCAGAAAAAATTGGTGATTTTCTTCATATTGTGGGCGCGTTGAATGCCATGCTGGCGTTTGAAGATTTACGGATTATGCGTGACATGCGCAACTCTGTTAATCGGCTGGTCAACTGCGATACAGCTAATTTGAAAAAAACAGCAACAGCTGCTGCCAAGCAGGTTGAAGATATTGAATTAATTGAACGCAAGAAGGGCTTGGATACATTACCGGAAAAGTTGCGTGACCTGGCGCAATTACGGCTAACTAATCCGGAGTTATCGTTAAAGGAACTGGCAGAGCAGGTGCCAGATGGTCCAATTTCAAAATCCGGTGTCAATCACCGGCTTAAAAAGTTACATGAGTTAGCAGAAACTTTAAGACAATAA
- the uvrA gene encoding excinuclease ABC subunit UvrA, giving the protein MANDKIVIRGAREHNLKDINLTIPKDKLVVITGLSGSGKSSLAFDTLYAEGRRRYVQSLSSYARQFLGQMDKPDVDSIDGLNPAISIDQKTTSHNPRSTVGTVTEINDYLRLLWARVGHPICPNDGTLIERQSAQQMVDRILSLPERSKIQLLAPVVRAKRGEHKEVFKRVQRAGYVRVIVDGEMHEIGEDFNLAKNKRHTIDIVVDRLIVKEGIRSRLFDSVEAALRLSDGYMNVDVIGDTMLNFSEYYACPKCGFTVGEMEPRLFSFNAPFGACPDCDGLGVKLSVDEDLVVPDKSKTLAEGAIAPWKNSKYYGEMLAQACDALKIPLDKPFSKLTKKQQETILHGSTKEIKFHVTGDFGVNDTTAPFEGAMENVERRYKHPMSKFMRDVMGKYMTELTCSTCHGKRLNEKALAVKVMGKDIAEASELAINKALDFFNGVKFDEQETIIAKPILKEVRDRLTFLNSVGLDYLTLSRSANTLSGGEAQRIRLATQIGSNLSGVMYVLDEPSIGLHQRDNDRLITALKRMRDLGNSLIVVEHDDETMRQADYLIDMGPGAGTYGGEVMAAGTPQEVEKNPQSLTGQYLTGKKFVPVPLKRRKGNGNKITITGAAENNLKNIKVDFPLGKFIVVSGVSGSGKSTLINMILKRALAQKLNRNQTKPGKYKSISGYKNIEKIIDIDQSPIGRTPRSNPATYTSVFDDIRTLFAQTNEAKLRGYTKARFSFNVKGGRCEACHGDGIIKIEMNFLPDVYVPCEVCHGSRYNSETLEVTYRKKNIAQVLDMTISEACDFFKNIPKIARKLQTIVDVGLGYVKLGQSATTLSGGEAQRMKLAAELQKLSTGKNFYILDEPTTGLHTDDIKRLLEVLQRLVDEGNTVLIIEHNLDVIKNADWLIDLGPEGGEGGGNIVATGTPEQVAEVENSYTGQYLKPVLVRDTKLTKLAAKKKS; this is encoded by the coding sequence ATGGCAAATGATAAAATCGTTATCCGTGGCGCGCGTGAGCATAACCTCAAGGATATTAATTTAACAATTCCGAAAGATAAACTGGTGGTCATCACCGGTCTGTCAGGTTCTGGTAAGAGTTCACTGGCCTTTGATACGCTTTATGCCGAAGGCCGCAGACGCTATGTGCAGTCACTATCTAGTTATGCCCGGCAATTTTTGGGACAAATGGATAAGCCTGATGTTGATTCTATTGACGGCTTAAATCCAGCAATTTCAATTGATCAAAAAACGACGTCGCATAATCCGCGCTCAACAGTCGGGACGGTCACTGAAATCAACGATTATCTGCGGCTATTGTGGGCGCGTGTTGGGCACCCAATCTGTCCTAACGACGGGACATTGATTGAACGACAATCGGCACAACAGATGGTTGACCGCATTTTAAGTCTGCCTGAGAGAAGTAAAATTCAATTGCTGGCACCAGTTGTGCGGGCAAAGCGCGGCGAGCATAAGGAAGTCTTCAAGCGAGTTCAGCGGGCCGGCTACGTGCGGGTCATTGTTGATGGCGAAATGCATGAAATTGGCGAAGATTTTAATTTGGCTAAGAATAAGCGGCACACGATTGACATTGTGGTTGACCGGTTAATTGTTAAAGAAGGAATTCGTTCGCGATTATTTGATTCTGTTGAGGCGGCTCTGCGTCTGTCTGATGGCTACATGAACGTTGATGTCATTGGGGACACCATGTTGAACTTCTCGGAATATTACGCTTGTCCTAAGTGTGGTTTTACGGTTGGTGAAATGGAACCGCGGCTCTTCTCCTTTAACGCGCCATTTGGTGCCTGTCCTGATTGTGATGGCCTCGGGGTCAAGCTGTCAGTTGACGAGGATTTGGTGGTTCCTGATAAAAGTAAGACTTTGGCTGAAGGCGCAATTGCACCGTGGAAAAATTCCAAATATTACGGTGAGATGCTGGCTCAAGCTTGCGATGCATTAAAAATTCCGTTGGATAAGCCATTTTCAAAATTAACTAAAAAGCAACAAGAGACAATTTTGCATGGCTCGACGAAAGAAATTAAGTTTCACGTTACCGGTGATTTTGGCGTTAACGATACTACGGCACCGTTTGAGGGTGCAATGGAAAATGTGGAAAGACGTTATAAGCATCCGATGTCGAAGTTCATGCGAGATGTGATGGGCAAGTACATGACTGAACTTACTTGTTCAACCTGCCACGGCAAACGCCTTAATGAAAAGGCATTGGCTGTTAAGGTGATGGGTAAGGATATTGCCGAAGCTTCAGAACTCGCAATCAACAAGGCCTTAGACTTCTTTAACGGGGTTAAGTTTGACGAGCAAGAAACAATTATTGCCAAGCCAATTTTGAAAGAAGTCCGTGATCGCCTAACCTTTTTAAACAGTGTGGGCTTAGATTATTTGACTTTATCGCGGTCAGCCAATACGTTATCCGGTGGGGAAGCACAGCGAATTCGCTTGGCAACGCAGATTGGCTCCAACTTGTCGGGGGTTATGTATGTCCTTGATGAGCCATCGATTGGATTGCACCAACGTGATAATGACCGCCTAATTACTGCCTTAAAACGGATGCGCGACTTAGGTAATTCTCTGATTGTTGTTGAGCATGATGATGAAACAATGCGCCAGGCTGATTATCTGATTGATATGGGACCTGGTGCTGGGACTTATGGCGGCGAAGTTATGGCTGCTGGGACACCGCAAGAGGTTGAAAAAAATCCTCAATCGCTGACTGGACAGTATTTAACTGGTAAAAAGTTTGTCCCTGTTCCGTTAAAACGGCGCAAGGGTAACGGTAACAAGATTACTATCACTGGCGCTGCCGAAAACAACTTAAAAAATATCAAGGTTGATTTTCCTTTGGGTAAATTTATCGTAGTCAGTGGTGTGTCGGGTTCAGGTAAATCCACGTTAATTAACATGATTTTAAAACGGGCACTGGCGCAAAAATTAAATCGCAATCAGACCAAGCCGGGCAAGTACAAGAGTATTAGCGGCTATAAGAATATTGAAAAAATCATTGATATTGACCAAAGCCCGATTGGCCGGACACCACGCAGTAATCCGGCCACTTATACCAGCGTCTTTGATGATATTCGGACGCTGTTTGCCCAGACTAATGAGGCCAAGTTACGTGGTTACACCAAGGCGCGCTTTTCGTTTAACGTCAAGGGCGGTCGGTGTGAAGCTTGTCATGGCGACGGGATTATCAAGATTGAGATGAACTTTTTGCCGGACGTTTACGTACCGTGTGAGGTTTGTCACGGCAGTCGCTATAATTCGGAAACTCTGGAGGTTACTTACCGAAAGAAAAATATTGCGCAAGTGCTGGATATGACGATTAGTGAAGCCTGCGACTTCTTTAAGAATATTCCTAAGATTGCCCGCAAATTACAGACAATTGTTGATGTGGGTCTAGGCTACGTTAAGTTAGGGCAATCGGCAACAACCTTGTCTGGTGGGGAAGCCCAACGGATGAAGCTGGCGGCTGAATTACAAAAATTGTCGACGGGCAAGAACTTTTACATTCTTGATGAGCCGACAACTGGTTTGCACACAGATGATATTAAGCGGTTGCTTGAAGTTTTACAACGGCTAGTTGATGAAGGCAATACCGTTTTAATTATTGAGCACAACCTTGATGTCATTAAAAATGCTGACTGGCTAATCGATCTTGGCCCTGAAGGTGGCGAAGGCGGCGGTAACATCGTTGCGACGGGCACTCCTGAACAAGTTGCCGAAGTGGAAAATAGTTATACTGGACAATATCTCAAGCCAGTGTTGGTGCGGGATACGAAGCTAACAAAATTGGCAGCAAAAAAGAAAAGTTAA
- the rapZ gene encoding RNase adapter RapZ: protein MADKKKQLLIVTGMSGAGKTVTAHALEDMGYFVVDNLPPTLLGSFWDLIVNSDDFTKVAVVIDLRVKNFYRDLLDEVNSLEDNGTVQTTIVFLDASNDTLVARYKETRRLPPLASSGRLLDGIEQERQILTGIRNRANYIIDTSELTTKQLKQKLLKEFSDRQRQPFSIEVMSFGFKYGMPIDADIVMDVRFLPNPFYIPELRPFTGLDKRVFDYVMDKETTQTFYAKLLDLLKIALPGYIKEGKEKLTIAIGCTGGQHRSVAIAQQLARDLTKGGYQVDITHREISRYTRK, encoded by the coding sequence ATGGCTGACAAGAAAAAGCAATTATTAATTGTCACAGGTATGAGTGGCGCCGGTAAAACGGTAACGGCACATGCTTTAGAGGATATGGGCTATTTTGTGGTCGATAATTTGCCGCCAACGCTTCTGGGGAGTTTTTGGGATTTGATTGTAAATTCTGATGACTTCACAAAAGTTGCGGTTGTGATTGATTTACGGGTGAAAAATTTTTACCGTGATTTGCTTGATGAGGTTAATTCATTAGAAGACAATGGAACCGTGCAGACGACGATCGTTTTTTTGGATGCGTCAAACGATACATTGGTTGCGCGGTATAAGGAAACACGTAGGCTACCGCCGCTTGCCAGCAGTGGTCGCTTGCTTGACGGAATTGAGCAGGAACGGCAGATATTAACCGGAATCCGCAACCGCGCGAACTATATTATTGATACTTCCGAGTTAACGACTAAGCAGCTAAAACAAAAGTTGCTTAAGGAATTTAGCGATCGGCAAAGGCAGCCGTTTTCGATTGAAGTGATGTCGTTTGGCTTTAAGTATGGGATGCCAATTGATGCCGATATTGTAATGGATGTGCGATTTTTGCCAAATCCATTTTATATACCAGAATTACGGCCGTTTACCGGCTTAGACAAGCGGGTATTTGATTACGTGATGGATAAAGAGACAACGCAGACTTTTTATGCGAAATTGCTTGACCTCTTAAAAATCGCATTGCCTGGTTATATTAAAGAAGGCAAGGAAAAACTGACGATTGCGATTGGCTGCACGGGCGGTCAACATCGCAGTGTGGCAATTGCTCAGCAATTAGCCCGTGATTTAACTAAAGGCGGTTACCAAGTCGACATTACGCATCGTGAGATCAGCCGCTACACTAGAAAATAG
- the clpP gene encoding ATP-dependent Clp endopeptidase proteolytic subunit ClpP: MLVPTVIEQTARGERAYDIYSRLLKDRIIMLSGEINDDMANTIIAQLLFLDAQDNTKDISLYINSPGGVITSGLAIMDTMNFIKSDVSTIAIGMAASMASILLTSGAKGKRFALPNSTVLIHQPLGGAQGQQTDIQIAATEILKSREKINNIIHETTGQPLDKIQKDTERDNYMTAQEAKDYGLIDKIMVNKKK, encoded by the coding sequence ATGCTTGTACCTACAGTTATCGAACAAACTGCTCGCGGTGAACGTGCATACGACATTTATTCGCGGCTATTAAAAGACCGGATTATCATGCTGAGCGGCGAAATTAACGATGATATGGCAAATACGATTATTGCGCAACTACTTTTCCTTGATGCTCAAGACAACACCAAAGATATTTCACTTTACATTAACTCACCTGGTGGTGTGATCACTTCAGGTTTGGCAATTATGGACACAATGAACTTCATCAAGTCCGACGTTTCCACGATTGCTATCGGGATGGCCGCTTCAATGGCTTCAATCTTACTTACTAGTGGTGCCAAGGGTAAACGGTTTGCATTACCAAACTCGACAGTCTTAATTCACCAACCTTTAGGTGGTGCTCAGGGTCAGCAAACTGACATTCAAATTGCTGCTACTGAAATTTTGAAGAGTCGGGAAAAGATCAACAACATCATCCACGAAACTACCGGTCAACCGTTAGATAAAATCCAAAAAGATACCGAACGCGACAACTACATGACCGCTCAAGAAGCTAAGGATTACGGCTTGATTGACAAAATTATGGTTAACAAGAAAAAGTAA
- a CDS encoding IS3 family transposase — MAKLSKQDKIDIYNLWKNNHIGSKKLSDKYGVNKKGITYLIALIKTHGFKILDQPHAHYSLEFKEQAIKRIIVNQEAIYGVSVELGLKAPSTLTNWVRSYKENGYNVVIKPKGRPKHERQRQADQAGKSSSQTTGQGLTRTELETYCRKRICKKIARLSQPKEQEPKAEEIAAAVTQLRRELKVSVTFILETINTNPDLPHMSRSNYYYTINKKDKDTKNQPLMTLIRKIYEDNKHRYGYRRIAQTIQNLGIKVNHKKIQRLMTKMKLYGIRIKGWRKYNSYRGTQGPIKPDLIRRNFSAILPDHKWYSDVTEFNLNGQKTYLSPIIDGCTQEIISYTISRSPNLKQTMDMLKLAWQKHPALNGLVFHTDQGWQYQHASFQAWLKNHGVEQSMSRKGNSLDDGLMEGFFGILKREMFYGFEKNFKSLTELEQAIREYIDYYNNERIKIKLKGLAPIKYRELVLS, encoded by the coding sequence ATGGCTAAATTATCTAAACAAGACAAAATAGATATTTATAATTTATGGAAAAATAATCATATTGGTTCAAAAAAGCTAAGTGACAAATATGGGGTTAATAAAAAAGGTATCACCTATTTAATTGCTTTAATTAAAACGCATGGCTTTAAAATCTTAGACCAACCTCATGCTCATTACTCGCTTGAATTTAAAGAGCAGGCTATCAAGCGAATTATTGTTAATCAGGAAGCCATTTATGGAGTTTCTGTTGAATTAGGATTAAAAGCTCCTAGTACGTTAACCAATTGGGTACGCTCTTACAAAGAAAACGGGTATAATGTCGTTATTAAACCGAAAGGACGCCCTAAACATGAACGCCAAAGACAAGCTGATCAAGCAGGAAAATCATCGTCTCAAACAACAGGTCAAGGACTTACAAGAACAGAACTTGAAACTTACTGTCGAAAACGAATTTGTAAAAAAATTGCACGTCTTAGTCAACCAAAGGAACAAGAACCAAAAGCCGAAGAAATAGCTGCGGCAGTTACCCAGCTAAGACGTGAACTTAAAGTCAGTGTAACTTTTATTCTTGAAACTATTAATACCAATCCTGATCTGCCGCACATGTCACGCAGTAATTATTACTACACGATTAATAAGAAAGATAAAGATACTAAGAATCAACCGTTAATGACTCTAATACGCAAAATATATGAAGATAACAAACATCGTTATGGCTATCGCCGTATTGCGCAAACAATTCAAAATTTAGGTATTAAAGTCAATCATAAAAAGATTCAAAGATTAATGACTAAAATGAAATTATATGGCATTAGAATCAAAGGTTGGCGGAAGTACAACAGTTACCGTGGAACTCAAGGTCCAATAAAGCCTGATTTAATTCGGCGTAATTTTAGCGCTATTTTACCTGATCACAAGTGGTATTCCGATGTTACTGAGTTCAACCTTAATGGTCAAAAAACATACTTGTCGCCAATTATTGACGGCTGCACGCAGGAAATTATTTCTTACACGATTTCCCGCAGTCCTAATTTAAAGCAAACAATGGACATGTTAAAGTTAGCTTGGCAGAAACATCCAGCATTAAATGGCTTAGTCTTTCATACCGATCAAGGCTGGCAGTATCAGCACGCGTCATTTCAAGCATGGCTTAAGAATCATGGTGTTGAGCAATCAATGTCACGTAAGGGTAATTCCTTAGATGATGGATTAATGGAAGGCTTCTTTGGCATCTTAAAGCGAGAAATGTTTTATGGCTTCGAAAAGAATTTTAAGAGTCTAACTGAATTAGAACAAGCAATCAGAGAATATATCGACTACTACAATAACGAAAGAATCAAAATAAAATTAAAAGGACTAGCCCCGATAAAATATCGGGAGCTAGTCCTAAGTTAA
- a CDS encoding DUF308 domain-containing protein, whose amino-acid sequence MDNFSSYREHRGFDWAAFLAGVLMIVAGLFLLRHPGKALHAFVLLFAILSIVQGFVWLAFYSHFHYYISLSWMSIVSGILDILVGILFLYSYDAAGLTLAYLFAIWFLFDSISGIIVSWHMRNLSRFYFWFSLILNIFGLLIAISLMFNPALSALTLIWLISFWLLIFGVNEIVVAFARR is encoded by the coding sequence ATGGATAATTTTTCTAGTTACAGAGAACATCGCGGCTTTGATTGGGCTGCATTTCTTGCAGGTGTTTTAATGATTGTGGCGGGGTTGTTCCTGCTGCGTCATCCGGGTAAGGCATTGCATGCCTTTGTTTTATTGTTTGCCATTTTGTCAATTGTTCAAGGATTTGTGTGGCTTGCGTTTTATAGTCATTTTCACTATTATATTTCCTTGAGCTGGATGTCGATTGTTTCTGGGATACTAGATATCTTAGTCGGTATTTTGTTCCTATATTCATACGATGCCGCTGGGTTGACGTTGGCATACTTGTTTGCGATTTGGTTTTTGTTTGATTCCATTTCCGGCATTATTGTTTCGTGGCATATGCGCAACCTCTCGCGATTTTATTTCTGGTTTAGCTTGATTTTAAATATTTTTGGGTTGCTAATTGCAATTAGCCTAATGTTTAATCCAGCTTTATCGGCACTAACCTTGATTTGGCTGATTTCGTTTTGGCTATTAATTTTTGGGGTTAATGAAATTGTCGTGGCTTTTGCCCGCAGATAA
- a CDS encoding SH3-like domain-containing protein has translation MKHFNKIATIMTTLMLGASVATSSPAAVLAATTDSDAPASDTSTNSNSNSVTKPDDSKDTTGTDTPDADKPADNNKPDDTSNTTDTDKPQKHKAKPKQKVTGYSMMTKVAGNKNYKVWKTVSDGKVHTKVADGKIYQYNHIQSDQLIETKKARYWRIYVDGREVGYVNENYFAKNQISVPKTISLVRNDNYDFFSSDAISYVTNSMGTVIDSSQVKISKQDISCSKAKTYKVKYSYGSAKATVKVTVRKSTSEGIVDPDDYASVTGQPGTEDYKSWKKHYGSSVNYISPTEYTPETESHTLSSNGLTLKTKFYQPVLLSVKDPSDDNINRVGHIPEGMTVSNGWAYTSLLSHTNLMSGHVVGYDLNKLKSPYNAQHLLDMSQTDFNNYVKHIKVSQYIPIGHGQAMGASNKYIYVINNDHTQKESTDSVELVQIRKSDMQINKIWTFKTWVGDDSQPRYFQNGVVMSDTDMYTVYHDAKNKCYEYWELQRKGDNWYPKLVGKTNGNFVSNGAPVQGFAYDPVNQKFYLAFNDLIFKMSRNGAIKQAYQFDTGREIEGMSVSDNQLYVNLAQRAELLVSMNIN, from the coding sequence TTGAAGCATTTTAATAAAATAGCAACTATTATGACGACTTTGATGCTGGGAGCGTCTGTCGCAACTAGCTCTCCCGCAGCAGTTCTGGCCGCTACAACTGACTCTGATGCACCTGCTTCAGACACCAGTACAAATTCTAATTCGAATTCTGTAACCAAGCCTGATGACTCAAAGGATACAACTGGCACTGATACACCAGATGCAGATAAGCCAGCTGATAATAATAAGCCTGATGACACATCAAACACTACAGATACCGATAAACCGCAAAAGCATAAAGCTAAGCCCAAGCAAAAGGTTACCGGTTATTCGATGATGACCAAGGTTGCCGGTAACAAGAATTATAAGGTTTGGAAGACAGTTTCAGACGGTAAAGTTCATACTAAAGTTGCTGATGGTAAGATTTACCAATACAATCACATTCAGTCAGACCAATTGATTGAGACCAAGAAGGCGCGTTATTGGCGAATTTATGTTGATGGCCGTGAAGTTGGCTATGTCAACGAAAATTATTTTGCTAAAAACCAAATTTCAGTACCGAAGACAATTTCTTTAGTACGGAATGATAATTATGACTTTTTCTCATCCGATGCTATTTCTTATGTCACTAACAGTATGGGAACTGTCATTGATAGCAGCCAAGTTAAAATCTCTAAGCAAGACATTTCTTGTAGTAAGGCTAAAACTTACAAAGTTAAGTACAGTTACGGCTCAGCCAAAGCTACAGTTAAGGTAACGGTAAGAAAGAGTACTAGCGAAGGAATTGTTGATCCAGACGATTATGCTTCTGTGACTGGACAACCTGGTACTGAGGATTATAAGAGCTGGAAAAAACACTATGGTTCTTCAGTTAATTACATTAGTCCAACTGAGTACACCCCAGAAACTGAATCTCATACTTTAAGTAGCAACGGCTTGACATTGAAGACCAAGTTTTATCAACCCGTATTACTAAGTGTTAAAGATCCATCAGATGATAACATTAACCGTGTGGGTCATATTCCGGAAGGAATGACGGTTTCTAATGGTTGGGCTTACACGAGTTTATTAAGTCACACTAATTTAATGTCAGGACACGTTGTCGGCTATGATTTAAACAAGCTAAAGAGTCCATATAATGCTCAGCATTTGCTTGATATGTCGCAAACTGATTTTAATAATTATGTAAAGCATATCAAGGTTAGTCAATACATCCCAATTGGCCATGGTCAAGCAATGGGCGCAAGCAATAAATATATTTACGTGATTAATAATGATCATACGCAAAAGGAAAGTACTGACTCAGTTGAATTGGTACAAATCCGCAAGAGTGATATGCAAATCAATAAGATTTGGACTTTTAAGACTTGGGTTGGTGACGATTCACAACCACGTTATTTCCAAAATGGTGTTGTAATGTCAGATACTGATATGTACACTGTTTATCACGATGCCAAGAACAAATGCTATGAGTACTGGGAATTGCAACGCAAAGGTGATAATTGGTACCCGAAGCTTGTTGGTAAGACCAATGGTAATTTTGTCAGTAACGGTGCCCCAGTTCAGGGCTTTGCTTATGATCCCGTTAACCAAAAGTTCTACTTGGCCTTTAACGATTTGATCTTTAAGATGAGTCGCAACGGTGCAATTAAGCAGGCTTACCAATTTGACACTGGTCGTGAGATTGAGGGCATGTCAGTTAGCGATAATCAGTTATACGTTAACTTGGCCCAGCGTGCAGAGTTGTTGGTTAGCATGAATATTAACTAA
- the yvcK gene encoding uridine diphosphate-N-acetylglucosamine-binding protein YvcK produces MAYGEGKIIRVIKSRRPKVVVIGGGTGLPVILNALKDQNAEITAIVTVSDDGGSSGSIRNFINVVPPGDIRNVLVALSDIPQEEKNIFQYRFDSSDSFFSGHAIGNLIIAALNEMHGNIFDAVQSLSKMMHVDGHVFPASNEPLTLNAEFIDGTKQAGEKEITDKDKRIKRVWVTDTNSDDEPEAVLPVLASVMQADAVVLGPGSLFTSILPNLMIPNLGQAVRETSAEVIYICNIMTQLGETDHFSDSEHVAVINNHLGGNYIDTTLVNGAKIDMSKFNPADYDAYLEPVRNDFAGLRVQGSRVITDDFIDQRSGLVFHDGKKVAREIISLAYEAMSRRKRTDK; encoded by the coding sequence ATGGCGTATGGAGAAGGAAAAATTATCCGGGTAATTAAAAGTAGACGTCCTAAAGTCGTAGTTATTGGCGGCGGGACTGGCTTACCCGTAATTTTAAATGCATTAAAGGATCAGAATGCCGAGATTACGGCGATTGTGACCGTTTCGGATGATGGTGGGTCGTCTGGTTCGATTCGCAACTTTATTAACGTTGTGCCGCCTGGTGATATTCGTAATGTCTTAGTGGCTCTAAGTGACATTCCGCAAGAGGAGAAAAACATTTTTCAATACCGGTTTGATTCGTCAGACTCGTTCTTTTCCGGTCACGCAATCGGCAATCTGATTATTGCAGCGTTGAATGAAATGCACGGTAATATCTTTGATGCCGTTCAGTCTTTATCCAAAATGATGCACGTTGATGGCCATGTTTTCCCCGCATCGAATGAACCTTTGACCTTAAACGCGGAGTTTATTGATGGTACCAAGCAAGCTGGCGAAAAGGAAATCACTGATAAAGACAAGCGAATTAAACGCGTTTGGGTGACAGACACTAATTCAGATGATGAGCCAGAAGCGGTTTTACCGGTTTTGGCCTCTGTCATGCAGGCAGATGCCGTTGTATTGGGCCCAGGTAGCCTGTTTACGTCAATTTTGCCTAACTTGATGATTCCGAATCTTGGTCAAGCAGTCCGCGAAACCAGCGCGGAAGTGATTTATATTTGTAATATCATGACGCAGCTGGGCGAGACTGACCATTTCTCTGATAGTGAGCACGTGGCGGTCATTAATAACCATCTTGGCGGCAATTATATTGATACAACGCTGGTTAACGGTGCCAAAATCGACATGAGCAAGTTTAATCCAGCGGATTATGACGCATACTTGGAACCTGTTAGGAATGACTTTGCGGGTTTGCGAGTTCAAGGCAGTCGCGTGATTACCGATGATTTCATTGATCAGCGCAGTGGCTTAGTCTTTCACGATGGTAAAAAGGTGGCGCGTGAGATTATCAGTTTAGCGTATGAAGCAATGTCCCGCAGAAAGAGGACCGATAAGTAA
- a CDS encoding Fur family transcriptional regulator, whose product MTAEQTNEAEQLLRQYHLKVTHPRLKILTYLMSHHNHPTAATIYQAVSSDVIPTYRATIYNTLKKLVEAGIVIEIKNGDNSSHYDYFVKPHFHIICTNCGKIADVFYPDFRAIEDQMRREAEKQTGFVTSASHLEIFGLCPDCQKKYKSSHTDLLKG is encoded by the coding sequence TTGACCGCAGAACAAACCAATGAGGCAGAGCAATTACTGCGACAGTACCACTTAAAAGTCACACATCCGCGATTGAAAATTTTAACATATTTGATGTCACACCATAATCACCCAACAGCGGCAACGATTTATCAAGCAGTTAGCAGTGATGTGATCCCAACTTATCGGGCAACGATCTACAATACCTTAAAGAAACTGGTGGAAGCCGGCATTGTGATTGAAATTAAAAACGGTGATAACTCGTCGCACTACGATTACTTTGTTAAACCACACTTTCATATTATCTGTACTAATTGCGGTAAAATCGCTGATGTTTTTTATCCCGACTTTCGCGCAATTGAAGACCAAATGCGGCGTGAGGCCGAAAAACAAACTGGCTTTGTGACCTCAGCCAGTCATTTAGAAATTTTTGGTCTCTGTCCTGATTGTCAGAAAAAATACAAAAGTAGCCATACTGATCTGTTAAAAGGGTAA